The region AACCATGAATCAGAAGAGTCGCCATACATCACAGGGGCTTCTCCGCCGGATCGGTCCAAGATTCGGCACCGAGGCTATGGTCCTGCTGTTCGCGCTCATCAGCGTTGCGTTGATGGCCTGGCAGCACTGGGGAATGAACCTGGTCATGCCCATCGCGTCAGAGAACGGCAATCCCGGCTGGGTGGAGGATGACCGCTCCGAGAATGGAAACTCCATTGTGCAGTACCAGCAGAACGACGCCTATCACATGCAATGCGAAATACGCACTGCCATCACCTATCCGTTTTGCAACCTGTTTACCGCCCTTAACCCCGAAGACCGAGGTGTGGATCTCACGCAATACACCACCCTGCACCTGGACCTGTCGCACCAGTCGTCGACTCGAGACAGTCTGCGTGTATACCTGAACCACTTCTTTGCGCCCGAAGATCAGATCTGGTTTCCCTACAAAAGCAACCAGCAGGTGATCAACCCCCGTGAGGGACGCCACTCTTACACGCTCAAGCTGGACGAGTTTTACGTTCCGCCCTGGTGGGTCTATGCCAGTGACCTGCCACCGAAGCAAACCACTCCGCAGTTGACCAACGTTCGTCACCTGGTGCTGTCTACCGGCGACAGCTCGATCCCTCGTGAGGTGAGCCTGATTCTTCATCACGCCGAACTGAGAGGCAAACGAATTTCCGCCAATGCCCTGTATCGAGGCCTCATCTGGGCCTGGATGCTGATGGCGCTGCTGTATTTTTCCTATCGCGCCATTCGGTACAGTCGCGAGGCCAGGACCAAGCACGCTGAAACCGAACAGCTCCGCTCCCTCAACCGGTTGCTGGACCTGAAGAGCAAACGGTTTGAAGACCTGGCGACCCATGACCCCCTGACCGGGCTGTACAACCGCGCCGGGCTTCGCCCGCACCTTCAGGAAGCCGTAGCCGACTACAAGAGAAAGCAGCAACCTTTTTCGATATTGATGATCGACCTGGATCACTTCAAGCCGATCAATGATACCTACGGTCATGAAGAGGGCGACCGTATTCTGGCGGCCTTTGCCCGCATGGTTTCCGATCGGTGCCGGCAGAGTGACATACCCGCTCGCTGGGGTGGGGAGGAATTTGTGGTGGTGTGCAAGAACTCCACCGCTGAAGCGGCCGGGGTGTTGGCGGAAGACCTTTGTCGGGCGACCCGGGAAGCCAGACTGGGGGAGGGCTATGTCGTCACTTGCTCAATCGGGGTTGCCCAGGCTCGCGGCCCCGATGTGGGAGCGTTGTTCCGAAGCGCGGATGAGGCATTATACCGGGCGAAAAACGGTGGGCGCGATCAGGTGATGACAAGTTCATGATTCGCGCGGGCCGCCTGATCTCTGGTGGCATCAAACTCTGGATCAACGCCTGATTTGACCTTAAATCACTGTGTGTGACAAACTCGGCGCTATTAATTCAATAACAGGACAGCGCCATGAGTACCCTCTCCAGTATTGCCGCCGTGACGGCCCTATCGTTAATCACCGTTATACTCAGTGGCTGCGGGGGTGGTAGCTCCGGCTCGGAACCTGACGCCCAGGGTTCCAGCTCCAGTGACAGCTCAAGCGCCGCCAGCACGCCGTCAGGCCAGGGCTACCAGGAACCCGACCGGAACCAGAACCGGTTCTCACCCCGGGAGAACTGGCTGAATGACCCGAACGGGCTGGTCTATGCCGATGGCACCTATCACATGTTCTATCAGTACAATCCCAACGGCACCGGCTGGGGCTTCATGTCCTGGGGCCATGCGACCAGCAGCGACCTGGTGCACTGGGAAGAGCAGGACCTTGCGTTGTCTTACCAACCCAGCCAGACCACGCGCGCCGAAGACCTGACCGAGATGATTTTTTCCGGCTCGGCCGTGGTGGACGAGCACAATGCGGCCGGTTTTGGCGAGGACGCCCTGTTGGCGTTTTATACCAGCCACTACCCGAAAGGCTCCCCGGATTACCCGGATCGACTGATTCAGGCCCAGTCCCTGGCTTACAGCACCGACGGTGGGGACACCTGGACGCAGCACGACTCGAACCCGTTGATCGATATCGGCTCCGCGGACTTTCGAGACCCCAAAGTGATTCCCTACACCGAGGGCGATACACAGAAGTGGGTCATGCTGGTGACCTTGTCGGTGGAGCGCAAGGTCGCCATTTATGAATCCGACAATCTGATTGATTGGGATCGGGCCAGCACTTTCGGGCCGGTCAACGCCGTCGACGGCCTCTGGGAGATGCCGGACCTGTTCCCGCTCCCCGTGGACGGCGATGAAAACAACCGCAAGTGGGTCATGTTGCTCAGCGTGGGCGATGGCGGGGCACCCAATGGTGGTTCGGGCGTGCAGTACTTTGTCGGCGACTTTGATGGCACCACCTTTACCGCCGACAATACCCCGGGAGCGGTGGTTGAAGCTGAAGGTGGCACCCTGTTCGATGACTTTGAAAGCGGCTATACACGGTGGAGCGTCACGGGCAACGCCTTTGGCTCCTCGCCTGCGGAGGGCACCCTGCCAGATCAGCAAACGGTCTCCGGTTACGAGGGCCGATATCTGGTCAACTCTTACCGGAACGGCGACAGCAGTACCGGCACCTTGACCTCAGAGTCGTTTACACTCGATGCAGACTACATCCACTTTCTGATTGGCGGCGGCAACCATCCGGCGTCCACCAGCCATG is a window of Marinimicrobium sp. C6131 DNA encoding:
- a CDS encoding glycoside hydrolase family 32 protein; the encoded protein is MSTLSSIAAVTALSLITVILSGCGGGSSGSEPDAQGSSSSDSSSAASTPSGQGYQEPDRNQNRFSPRENWLNDPNGLVYADGTYHMFYQYNPNGTGWGFMSWGHATSSDLVHWEEQDLALSYQPSQTTRAEDLTEMIFSGSAVVDEHNAAGFGEDALLAFYTSHYPKGSPDYPDRLIQAQSLAYSTDGGDTWTQHDSNPLIDIGSADFRDPKVIPYTEGDTQKWVMLVTLSVERKVAIYESDNLIDWDRASTFGPVNAVDGLWEMPDLFPLPVDGDENNRKWVMLLSVGDGGAPNGGSGVQYFVGDFDGTTFTADNTPGAVVEAEGGTLFDDFESGYTRWSVTGNAFGSSPAEGTLPDQQTVSGYEGRYLVNSYRNGDSSTGTLTSESFTLDADYIHFLIGGGNHPASTSHETTFNLQIDGQRAASATGKDAERLQWQSFEVGEHRGRNANFAIIDNNTGGWGHINVDHIWFSDEPFEPEDTALWMDHGPDFYAPMTFDNMPDGRRITVGWANNWRYAGAIPTGDWRGSMSISRELELATIDGTIQLVQKPVAELRTLRDESRYVALNDVTLNNESVPLESESFDPGVAEVSVRFAVGSASEVGIQLDSEEGESLNIGYSVEDGTLFVDRRSANRQFIHPDFTGIHRGPMTRGNDEIEIRVYFDRSMVEVFGNGGETVLASRFFMSEGERSLQFYSKDGEAELMSAEAWGLNSIWQ
- a CDS encoding GGDEF domain-containing protein, which translates into the protein MVLLFALISVALMAWQHWGMNLVMPIASENGNPGWVEDDRSENGNSIVQYQQNDAYHMQCEIRTAITYPFCNLFTALNPEDRGVDLTQYTTLHLDLSHQSSTRDSLRVYLNHFFAPEDQIWFPYKSNQQVINPREGRHSYTLKLDEFYVPPWWVYASDLPPKQTTPQLTNVRHLVLSTGDSSIPREVSLILHHAELRGKRISANALYRGLIWAWMLMALLYFSYRAIRYSREARTKHAETEQLRSLNRLLDLKSKRFEDLATHDPLTGLYNRAGLRPHLQEAVADYKRKQQPFSILMIDLDHFKPINDTYGHEEGDRILAAFARMVSDRCRQSDIPARWGGEEFVVVCKNSTAEAAGVLAEDLCRATREARLGEGYVVTCSIGVAQARGPDVGALFRSADEALYRAKNGGRDQVMTSS